Proteins encoded together in one Chitinophaga varians window:
- a CDS encoding NUDIX hydrolase, which yields MMSMYTKNINTHLVEIKSYFKVAISVDCVIFGFNGNELKVLLIESDLKEYKGKWSLLGDVVRPDEELDEAAYRVLKARTGLDDLYMEQVQTFGAINRHPAGRVITVAYYSLVNIEHVELKKHNNDLHWHSVKDLQNMAFDHKQILDTCHERLKQQVMVQPVGFNLLPKKFSLRELQNLYEAILDVELDRRNFRKKFLSMDLLMDLNEEEEDVPHRPAKLYKFNFDKYDQRKKRYLGIGF from the coding sequence ATGATGTCTATGTACACCAAAAACATCAATACTCACCTTGTTGAGATTAAGAGTTATTTCAAGGTTGCCATATCGGTAGATTGTGTCATTTTCGGGTTTAACGGAAATGAGCTGAAAGTGCTGCTGATAGAGTCTGACCTGAAGGAATATAAAGGGAAATGGTCATTGCTGGGAGATGTGGTGCGGCCGGACGAAGAGCTGGACGAAGCTGCCTACCGGGTACTGAAAGCACGTACGGGGCTGGATGATTTGTATATGGAGCAGGTGCAGACATTTGGCGCGATCAATCGTCACCCTGCAGGCCGCGTAATCACAGTAGCGTATTATTCGCTGGTGAACATCGAACATGTGGAATTGAAAAAACATAATAACGACCTGCACTGGCATTCGGTAAAAGACCTGCAAAACATGGCGTTTGACCATAAGCAGATACTGGACACGTGCCATGAGCGCCTGAAACAGCAGGTGATGGTGCAGCCTGTCGGTTTTAACCTGCTGCCCAAAAAGTTCTCGCTGCGTGAGCTGCAGAACCTCTATGAAGCTATCCTGGACGTAGAGCTGGACCGTCGTAATTTCCGGAAGAAGTTCCTGTCTATGGACCTGCTGATGGACCTCAATGAGGAAGAAGAGGATGTGCCGCACCGTCCTGCCAAACTATACAAGTTCAACTTTGATAAATATGACCAGCGTAAAAAACGCTACCTGGGTATTGGTTTTTGA
- a CDS encoding SPFH domain-containing protein, translated as MNVFLMILGFLALIVILSSFVTVQQGNVAITTIFGKYNRILFPGLNWKIPLIEKVFKKISIQNRSVELEFQAITIDQANVYFKAMLLYSVWNQEEETLKNVAFKFMDERSFMQALVRTIEGSIRGFVATKRQAEVLGLRKDITEHVKEQIDKTLEEWGFHLLDLQMNDITFDEVIMKSMAQVVASNNLKAAAENEGQALLITKTKAAEADGNAIKIAAEAERQAAQLRGMGVALFREEVAKGMTTAAKEMQQANLDTSVILFSMWTEAIKNFAENSKGNVIFLDGSSEGMDQTMKQMMAMNKLMQNQNQK; from the coding sequence ATGAATGTATTTCTGATGATCCTGGGATTTCTGGCACTGATAGTAATCTTATCTTCTTTTGTGACCGTACAGCAGGGCAATGTGGCTATCACCACCATTTTCGGTAAGTATAACCGGATTTTGTTCCCTGGCCTGAACTGGAAAATCCCCCTGATTGAAAAAGTTTTTAAGAAAATTTCCATCCAGAACAGATCAGTGGAACTGGAGTTTCAGGCCATCACGATAGACCAGGCCAACGTTTATTTTAAAGCGATGCTGTTGTATTCCGTTTGGAACCAGGAAGAAGAAACCCTGAAAAACGTAGCCTTTAAATTCATGGACGAGAGAAGCTTCATGCAGGCGCTGGTACGCACCATCGAAGGCTCTATCCGTGGATTTGTGGCTACCAAAAGGCAGGCGGAAGTACTGGGCCTGCGTAAAGACATTACAGAACACGTAAAGGAACAGATAGACAAAACCTTGGAGGAATGGGGCTTCCACCTGCTGGACCTCCAGATGAACGATATTACATTTGATGAAGTGATCATGAAGTCCATGGCACAGGTGGTGGCGTCCAACAACCTGAAAGCTGCCGCCGAAAACGAAGGCCAGGCACTGTTGATCACTAAAACCAAAGCTGCCGAGGCAGATGGTAACGCTATCAAAATTGCCGCGGAAGCAGAACGTCAGGCCGCACAGCTGCGCGGTATGGGCGTGGCGCTGTTCCGGGAGGAAGTGGCCAAAGGTATGACTACCGCTGCCAAAGAGATGCAGCAGGCCAACCTCGATACCTCTGTGATCCTCTTCTCTATGTGGACAGAAGCCATCAAAAACTTTGCGGAAAATTCCAAAGGCAACGTAATCTTCCTCGATGGTTCGTCTGAAGGCATGGACCAAACCATGAAACAGATGATGGCGATGAATAAACTGATGCAGAACCAGAACCAGAAATAA
- a CDS encoding methylmalonyl-CoA mutase family protein → MSYTPQHKVRIVTAAALFDGHDAAINIMRRIMQAKGAEVIHLGHNRSAAEIVDCAVQEDAQGIAVTSYQGGHVEFFKYMYDLLQEKGCGHIKIFGGGGGTILPAEIEELHAYGIARLYSPDDGRQMGLEGMIEDLISQCDIAVTPLTSGGNVEDIPQLKKSKNPKIIARAISLAENDMPVALLSGAKARRAVTVDAEEGTHITSTPADKTSPVLGITGTGGAGKSSVTDELVRRYLTHFSDKTVAVISVDPSKKKTGGALLGDRIRMNAIHHPRAYMRSLATRESDKAISEHIQEAIDICKLAGFDFIILETSGIGQSDTAITDYCDVSLYVMTPEYGAASQLEKINMLDYADVIAINKFDKAGALDALHDVRKQYKRNHTLWTAKDEELPVVGSIASQFNDAGINLLFERVMEKVVEKTGAPFGPMAHESLKSTTTKSQIIPPARVRYLAEIGEAIADYSKWVDEQCKIATQLYQIAGVIAIDAAKAPLLADIQTKLSEALHPECKKLVDEWPALLKKYAADNYEFQVRDKVIKLPLFTESLSHSRIPKVSLPKYNDWGDILRWQLTENLPGEFPYAAGVFPLKREGEDPTRMFAGEGGPERTNKRFHYVSLDQPAKRLSTAFDSVTLYGEDPAVRPDIYGKIGNSGVSIATVDDAKKLYSGFDLCDPKTSVSMTINGPAPILLAFFMNAAIDQQCEKYIRENGLTEQVQATIREKFKDHPLPHYNGDLPAGNDGLGLSLLGISGEEVLPAEVYQKIRAHALSTVRGTVQADILKEDQAQNTCIFSTEFALKLMGDVQEYFITQKVRNFYSVSISGYHIAEAGANPITQLAFTLANGFTYVEYYLSRGMHIDDFAPNLSFFFSNGMDPEYAVIGRVARRIWAKAIKYKYKGNDRSQKLKYHIQTSGRSLHAQEIDFNDIRTTLQALYAIYDNCNSLHTNAYDEAITTPTEESVRRAMAIQLIINRELGTAKNENPVQGSFFIEELTDLVEEAVLAEFERITERGGVLGAMERMYQRNKIQEESLYYESLKHTGEYPIVGVNTFLNKNGSPTIIPAEVIRSTTEEKDFQIKTLEAFQHRHQHKNAAALKQLQQVAINNGNLFAELMETVKHCSLGQITHALYEVGGQYRRNM, encoded by the coding sequence ATGTCATATACACCACAACATAAGGTCCGCATTGTAACCGCAGCAGCACTGTTCGACGGGCATGACGCCGCTATCAACATCATGCGGCGTATCATGCAGGCCAAGGGCGCCGAAGTGATCCATCTGGGACATAACCGCTCCGCTGCGGAAATAGTAGACTGTGCGGTACAGGAAGACGCACAGGGAATAGCCGTAACCTCCTACCAGGGTGGGCACGTGGAATTTTTTAAATACATGTATGACCTGCTGCAGGAGAAAGGCTGCGGACACATTAAAATCTTCGGTGGCGGTGGCGGCACCATCCTGCCTGCTGAAATAGAGGAACTGCACGCCTATGGCATAGCCCGCCTGTATTCCCCTGATGATGGCCGCCAGATGGGCCTCGAAGGCATGATTGAAGATCTCATCAGCCAATGCGATATTGCTGTTACCCCACTGACCAGCGGCGGCAACGTGGAAGACATCCCCCAGCTGAAAAAAAGTAAAAACCCGAAAATCATTGCCCGCGCTATCAGCCTTGCGGAAAACGACATGCCGGTGGCACTGCTGAGCGGCGCCAAAGCCCGGAGAGCCGTGACCGTAGATGCCGAAGAAGGGACACATATCACCAGCACGCCGGCAGACAAAACCTCTCCGGTACTGGGCATCACCGGCACCGGTGGTGCGGGTAAAAGCAGCGTGACAGACGAACTGGTACGCCGCTACCTGACCCATTTTTCAGATAAGACGGTGGCCGTTATCTCGGTAGACCCATCCAAGAAAAAGACCGGCGGCGCCCTGTTGGGCGACCGTATCAGGATGAACGCCATCCACCACCCGCGGGCCTATATGCGTTCCCTCGCCACCCGCGAGAGCGACAAAGCCATCAGCGAACATATCCAGGAAGCCATCGATATCTGCAAACTGGCAGGCTTCGATTTTATCATCCTCGAAACATCCGGTATCGGTCAAAGCGATACTGCTATCACCGACTACTGCGACGTGTCCCTCTATGTGATGACACCGGAATATGGTGCGGCTTCACAGCTGGAAAAAATCAACATGCTGGATTATGCAGATGTGATCGCCATCAACAAGTTCGACAAAGCTGGCGCCCTCGATGCCCTGCACGATGTGCGCAAACAATATAAACGCAACCACACCCTGTGGACGGCCAAAGATGAAGAGCTGCCGGTGGTAGGCTCTATCGCCTCCCAGTTCAACGATGCAGGCATTAACCTGCTTTTTGAAAGGGTGATGGAAAAGGTAGTGGAGAAAACCGGCGCCCCCTTCGGCCCGATGGCGCATGAAAGCCTGAAATCCACCACTACCAAATCACAGATCATTCCGCCTGCCAGGGTACGTTACCTGGCGGAAATCGGCGAAGCTATCGCCGACTACAGCAAATGGGTGGATGAACAATGTAAAATCGCCACACAGCTCTACCAGATTGCCGGCGTAATCGCCATCGATGCTGCCAAAGCCCCGTTGCTGGCCGATATCCAGACGAAGCTGTCCGAAGCGCTCCATCCGGAATGCAAAAAACTGGTGGACGAATGGCCGGCGCTGCTGAAAAAATATGCGGCAGACAACTACGAATTCCAGGTAAGGGACAAGGTGATCAAACTACCACTGTTCACCGAAAGCCTCAGCCATAGCCGCATTCCGAAGGTAAGTCTGCCTAAGTACAACGACTGGGGAGATATCCTGCGTTGGCAGCTCACTGAAAACCTGCCGGGAGAATTCCCGTATGCTGCCGGCGTATTCCCGCTCAAACGCGAAGGCGAAGACCCTACCCGTATGTTTGCTGGTGAAGGCGGTCCGGAAAGGACAAACAAACGCTTCCACTATGTATCACTCGATCAGCCGGCCAAACGCCTGTCCACCGCATTCGACAGCGTAACGCTCTATGGGGAGGACCCTGCCGTGCGTCCGGACATCTACGGAAAAATCGGAAACTCCGGCGTAAGCATCGCTACAGTAGATGATGCTAAAAAGCTGTACAGTGGCTTCGATCTCTGCGATCCGAAAACATCGGTGTCTATGACCATCAATGGTCCGGCGCCCATCCTGCTGGCCTTCTTCATGAATGCTGCCATCGATCAGCAGTGTGAAAAATATATCCGGGAAAATGGACTGACCGAACAGGTACAGGCCACTATCCGGGAGAAATTCAAAGACCATCCGCTGCCGCATTATAACGGCGACCTGCCTGCCGGAAACGACGGTCTGGGCCTGTCTCTGCTCGGCATCTCCGGCGAAGAGGTGCTGCCGGCCGAGGTATATCAGAAAATCCGGGCACATGCCCTCAGCACTGTCCGTGGTACCGTACAGGCAGATATCCTGAAAGAAGACCAGGCCCAAAACACCTGTATCTTCTCCACCGAGTTTGCCCTCAAACTCATGGGCGACGTACAGGAATATTTTATCACACAGAAAGTCCGCAACTTCTACTCTGTCAGCATTTCAGGGTATCACATCGCTGAAGCCGGCGCTAATCCGATCACGCAGCTGGCCTTCACGCTGGCCAACGGTTTTACCTATGTGGAATACTACCTGAGCCGCGGCATGCATATCGACGATTTTGCGCCTAACCTGTCGTTCTTTTTCAGCAACGGCATGGACCCTGAATATGCCGTCATAGGCCGCGTGGCGCGCCGTATCTGGGCTAAAGCCATCAAATACAAATACAAGGGCAACGATCGTTCCCAGAAGCTGAAATACCATATTCAGACTTCCGGCAGAAGCCTCCACGCACAGGAGATCGACTTCAACGATATCCGCACCACGCTGCAGGCACTGTACGCCATATACGATAACTGCAACTCCCTCCATACCAACGCCTATGACGAAGCTATCACCACGCCTACGGAAGAAAGCGTGAGAAGGGCCATGGCCATCCAGCTGATCATCAACCGCGAACTGGGCACTGCTAAAAACGAAAACCCGGTACAGGGCTCTTTCTTTATCGAAGAACTGACCGACCTTGTGGAAGAGGCCGTGCTGGCGGAATTTGAACGCATCACCGAACGCGGGGGCGTTCTCGGCGCAATGGAAAGGATGTACCAGCGTAATAAAATCCAGGAAGAAAGCCTCTACTATGAATCACTGAAACATACCGGTGAATATCCTATCGTAGGCGTAAATACGTTCCTGAATAAAAACGGTTCCCCTACCATTATTCCGGCAGAGGTGATCCGCTCCACCACAGAGGAAAAAGATTTCCAGATTAAAACGCTGGAAGCCTTCCAGCACCGCCACCAACATAAAAACGCCGCTGCGCTCAAACAGCTGCAGCAGGTGGCCATCAATAACGGAAACCTCTTTGCGGAACTGATGGAAACAGTAAAACACTGTTCCCTCGGACAAATTACCCATGCGCTGTATGAAGTAGGGGGGCAGTACCGCCGCAACATGTAA
- a CDS encoding DUF1080 domain-containing protein, producing MKKFLVPALSVMAVTVMSCGGGATKEAKDSTVVKDSVITAAPSSTAVDTTAITALSDADKAAGWQLLFNGTSKDGWRGFKNKPTEPWIVENGVLHCLGSTTDKSDKRGDLITNKEYENFELTADWKLAPKGNSGILYMVTEEFDAPYLSGPEYQIIDDNNFPEKLEDWQKTGANYAMNPPLVAASNPIGQWNTTKIIVNKGHVEHWLNGQKTAEYDLWTDEWKKHKAEGKWKDAKGYGMSKKGHIALQDHGSEIWFKNIKIKEL from the coding sequence ATGAAGAAGTTTTTAGTACCTGCCCTGTCCGTAATGGCCGTGACTGTGATGTCATGCGGCGGCGGCGCTACCAAAGAAGCAAAAGATTCAACAGTCGTAAAGGACTCGGTGATAACTGCCGCTCCCTCTTCAACAGCGGTGGACACTACCGCCATTACTGCTCTCAGCGATGCTGACAAGGCTGCCGGCTGGCAACTGTTGTTCAATGGCACCAGCAAAGATGGCTGGCGTGGTTTCAAAAACAAACCCACAGAACCATGGATAGTGGAAAACGGCGTGTTGCACTGCCTGGGCAGCACCACCGATAAAAGTGATAAACGTGGCGACCTGATCACCAATAAAGAATACGAAAACTTTGAACTGACAGCCGACTGGAAGCTGGCGCCTAAAGGCAACAGCGGTATCCTGTACATGGTGACAGAAGAGTTTGATGCGCCTTACCTGAGCGGTCCGGAGTATCAGATCATTGATGATAACAACTTCCCGGAGAAGCTGGAAGACTGGCAGAAAACCGGCGCCAACTATGCCATGAACCCTCCGTTGGTGGCTGCTTCCAATCCTATCGGACAATGGAATACCACTAAAATCATCGTGAACAAAGGACATGTGGAACACTGGCTGAATGGTCAGAAAACAGCTGAATATGACCTCTGGACAGACGAGTGGAAGAAACACAAAGCAGAAGGCAAATGGAAAGATGCCAAGGGCTACGGAATGTCCAAAAAAGGCCACATTGCGTTACAGGACCATGGCAGCGAGATCTGGTTCAAGAACATTAAAATCAAAGAACTGTAA
- a CDS encoding acetyltransferase: protein MQRKNIVVIGSSGHGRVVADILSLMPGYRVTGFIDAFREKGTVCFGDLTVLGGEQDLPELMAAHQITGGIVGIGDNWVRSQVVAKIQAIMPSFEFINAIHPSAVISNTANIGHGNIIAANAVINTNTVIGNHCIVNTAASIDHDSHMDNYASVAPRVVTGGNVTIGAYTAVSIGAVVKHGISIGEQSIVGAGAVVLKPVPPFSIWYGVPARNMGERKAGDKYL from the coding sequence ATGCAAAGAAAAAACATCGTTGTCATCGGCTCATCCGGCCATGGCAGGGTCGTAGCAGATATCCTTTCATTGATGCCCGGTTACCGGGTAACAGGGTTTATTGATGCCTTCAGGGAAAAAGGGACCGTATGCTTTGGTGACCTCACCGTTTTGGGAGGGGAACAAGACCTGCCCGAACTGATGGCCGCACATCAGATAACAGGCGGCATTGTCGGCATCGGGGACAACTGGGTGCGCAGCCAGGTGGTGGCCAAAATACAGGCCATCATGCCTTCTTTCGAATTCATCAATGCCATTCATCCTTCCGCTGTAATATCCAATACAGCCAACATCGGCCATGGTAATATAATTGCCGCCAATGCTGTGATCAATACCAACACCGTTATCGGTAATCATTGTATTGTCAACACCGCTGCCTCCATAGACCACGATAGCCATATGGACAATTATGCCAGCGTAGCCCCACGGGTAGTGACCGGCGGCAATGTGACCATCGGCGCGTATACAGCTGTCAGCATTGGCGCGGTGGTAAAACATGGTATCAGCATTGGTGAACAGAGCATCGTTGGCGCCGGCGCCGTAGTGCTCAAACCGGTACCGCCTTTCAGTATCTGGTATGGAGTGCCTGCCCGTAACATGGGAGAACGCAAGGCGGGAGACAAATATCTCTGA
- a CDS encoding superoxide dismutase produces the protein MAFTLPSLPYATDALEPHIDKLTMEIHHGKHHQAYVDNLNKAIAGTENENKSLEELVANAGKISPAVRNNGGGHWNHSFFWTSLAPNAGGQPTGKLAEAINSTFGSFDAFKEKFNTAGATRFGSGWAWLLVKDGKLEVSSTPNQDNPLMDVAEVKGIPILGVDVWEHAYYLKYQNRRPEYLNAFWNVVDWNAINKRYEAAI, from the coding sequence ATGGCATTTACACTCCCGAGCTTACCCTACGCTACCGACGCGTTAGAGCCGCATATTGATAAATTGACGATGGAAATTCACCACGGTAAGCACCATCAGGCATATGTTGACAATCTGAACAAAGCGATTGCCGGCACTGAGAATGAGAACAAATCCCTGGAAGAACTGGTGGCAAATGCTGGGAAAATCAGCCCTGCTGTAAGAAACAACGGCGGTGGCCACTGGAACCACAGCTTTTTCTGGACCAGCCTCGCTCCTAATGCAGGTGGCCAGCCTACTGGTAAACTGGCTGAAGCCATCAACAGCACTTTCGGCTCTTTTGATGCCTTCAAGGAGAAGTTCAACACCGCCGGCGCTACCCGCTTCGGTTCCGGCTGGGCATGGCTGCTGGTGAAAGACGGTAAACTGGAAGTTTCTTCCACACCTAACCAGGACAACCCGCTGATGGACGTTGCTGAAGTTAAAGGCATTCCTATCCTGGGTGTTGACGTATGGGAACACGCTTACTACCTGAAATATCAAAACCGCCGTCCGGAATACCTGAATGCTTTCTGGAACGTGGTTGACTGGAACGCTATCAACAAAAGATACGAAGCTGCTATCTAA
- a CDS encoding nucleoside deaminase, with amino-acid sequence MIDDTYYMKQALKEAHKAFEDGEVPIGAVVVLNNQVIGRGHNQVERLNDCTAHAEMIALTAAFNTLGSKYLMEATLYVTVEPCLMCAGALYWSKIGRIVYAAADDKNSYRRATGERSPFHPKTKLEAGPCKEESLQLMKTFFEQKR; translated from the coding sequence ATGATTGACGATACTTACTATATGAAGCAGGCGCTGAAAGAAGCGCACAAGGCTTTTGAAGACGGAGAAGTGCCCATCGGCGCCGTAGTGGTGCTCAATAACCAGGTGATTGGCCGCGGGCATAACCAGGTAGAGCGGTTAAATGACTGTACCGCTCATGCGGAAATGATCGCACTGACCGCCGCCTTTAACACGCTGGGCAGCAAGTACCTGATGGAAGCCACGCTCTATGTCACCGTAGAGCCGTGCCTGATGTGTGCCGGCGCCCTGTACTGGAGCAAGATAGGCCGCATCGTTTATGCAGCCGCGGACGACAAAAACAGCTACCGGCGCGCCACCGGCGAACGGTCGCCCTTCCATCCCAAAACAAAACTGGAAGCAGGCCCCTGCAAAGAAGAAAGCCTGCAACTGATGAAAACCTTTTTTGAACAAAAACGCTAA
- the ligA gene encoding NAD-dependent DNA ligase LigA, translating to MYTKEIEITLAQLAKDLLKHQQQQTLLHSIDETLEALRRVITYNDWRYYVQSDPILSDYEYDQLFAWLKKLETAHPDLISPDSPTQRVAKGLTKEFVTVQHLVPMLSLENSYNADDLIDWDRKAREAAGLQEIEYCIEPKFDGASISLIYENDRLSRGATRGDGIAGEDITTNIRQIRSIPLSASFSKYGIHQIEIRGEVLINKNTFKAFNDKRIAENLPPLANPRNAASGSLRMVDPNEVAKRGLEAFLYHMSYHTMETGQQEPDAIKTHSGTLDLLSTLGFRSPAKEKKVVKGVQAVIDYCLQFEAERDNLPYEIDGMVIKVNDYALQDKLGMTTHHPRWAIAYKFKARQATSRLRAVEFQVGRTGSITPVAKIDPVHIGGVTVSSISLFNEDVIREKDLKLGDMVLVERAGDVIPYIVKSVADLRTGEEKDIVFPTQCPVCNDQLVKPEGESVLRCTNINCEAQVVERMIHFVSKDAMDIKSFGESNVRKFYAQGLMKDIPGIYELDFEKIGAMEGFGKKSLSNLQTAIEQSKSQPLHRLIFGLGIRYVGETTAKTLANAVTNIMDLRHWTEEQILALEDIGPKVAGSIRAFFTNDDNIHMLEKLASLGINMTNTKSERHTGGNLADQTFLFTGTLHKLKRSEAEEMVEQQGGKIMSGVSSKLNYLVVGDDAGSKLEKAKKINTIRIITEDEFLEMIK from the coding sequence ATGTACACAAAGGAAATAGAAATAACCCTGGCACAGCTGGCCAAAGACCTGCTGAAGCACCAACAGCAACAAACATTGCTCCATTCCATTGACGAAACCCTGGAGGCATTACGCCGGGTCATTACCTACAATGACTGGCGTTATTATGTACAGAGTGATCCCATACTCAGCGACTATGAGTACGACCAGCTCTTTGCCTGGCTGAAAAAACTGGAAACAGCACATCCTGATCTGATCAGTCCCGACTCTCCCACCCAGCGTGTGGCCAAAGGCCTTACCAAAGAATTTGTGACCGTACAGCACCTCGTGCCCATGCTTAGCCTGGAGAACTCCTACAATGCGGACGACCTCATTGACTGGGACCGCAAAGCCAGGGAGGCCGCAGGATTACAGGAAATAGAATACTGTATAGAACCTAAGTTCGACGGTGCCAGCATCTCCCTTATTTACGAGAACGACCGGCTGTCCAGAGGCGCCACCCGCGGTGATGGCATCGCCGGTGAAGACATTACCACCAACATCCGCCAGATCCGCTCTATCCCGCTGTCCGCCAGCTTTTCCAAATATGGTATCCATCAGATAGAAATACGCGGGGAAGTGCTGATCAATAAAAACACCTTCAAAGCGTTCAACGATAAACGTATCGCTGAAAACCTGCCCCCGCTGGCCAATCCACGCAACGCCGCCTCGGGCTCACTGCGCATGGTAGACCCTAACGAAGTGGCCAAACGTGGCCTGGAAGCGTTTCTCTATCACATGAGCTATCATACCATGGAAACAGGTCAACAGGAACCGGATGCCATCAAAACACATAGCGGTACCCTGGACCTCCTGTCCACTCTCGGTTTCCGCAGCCCTGCCAAAGAGAAAAAAGTAGTGAAAGGCGTTCAGGCTGTCATCGATTACTGTCTTCAGTTTGAAGCAGAACGCGACAACCTGCCCTACGAAATCGACGGTATGGTGATCAAGGTAAATGACTATGCCCTGCAGGACAAACTGGGAATGACCACCCACCACCCCCGCTGGGCCATCGCCTATAAATTCAAAGCCCGTCAGGCTACCAGCCGCCTCCGCGCAGTGGAATTCCAGGTGGGCCGTACCGGCTCCATCACACCGGTGGCCAAGATAGACCCTGTTCATATCGGCGGTGTCACGGTGTCTTCCATCTCTCTTTTTAATGAAGACGTTATCCGGGAGAAAGACCTGAAACTGGGCGATATGGTGCTGGTAGAAAGAGCCGGCGACGTAATCCCCTATATCGTTAAGTCTGTGGCCGACCTCCGTACCGGAGAAGAAAAGGATATCGTGTTCCCCACGCAATGCCCCGTTTGTAACGATCAACTCGTAAAACCGGAAGGGGAAAGCGTTTTGCGCTGCACTAATATCAACTGTGAAGCACAGGTAGTGGAACGGATGATCCACTTCGTGAGCAAAGATGCCATGGACATCAAAAGTTTCGGGGAAAGCAACGTCCGTAAGTTCTATGCCCAGGGCCTCATGAAAGATATTCCCGGCATCTATGAACTGGACTTCGAAAAGATTGGCGCCATGGAAGGCTTTGGCAAAAAATCGCTCAGCAACCTGCAAACAGCGATCGAACAATCCAAGTCGCAGCCTCTGCACCGCCTCATTTTCGGCCTCGGTATCCGCTACGTGGGCGAAACAACCGCCAAAACACTGGCCAACGCTGTCACCAACATCATGGACCTGCGCCACTGGACAGAAGAACAAATCCTGGCGCTGGAAGATATCGGCCCTAAAGTTGCGGGCTCCATCCGCGCGTTCTTCACCAATGATGACAACATTCATATGCTGGAGAAACTGGCATCGCTGGGCATCAACATGACCAATACCAAGAGTGAACGCCATACCGGCGGTAATCTCGCTGATCAAACCTTCCTCTTCACCGGTACGCTGCATAAGCTGAAACGCAGCGAGGCAGAAGAAATGGTAGAACAACAGGGCGGCAAAATCATGAGCGGCGTCAGCAGTAAGCTCAACTACCTGGTGGTAGGCGACGACGCCGGCAGCAAACTGGAGAAAGCAAAGAAAATCAACACCATCAGGATTATCACGGAAGATGAGTTCCTCGAGATGATTAAATAG
- a CDS encoding LuxR C-terminal-related transcriptional regulator, with the protein MHTGSDLGQNLSLTALQKENEQLKDRHQWLENIVNSVPAMLYCYDNNNKTITWCNHYLAAAFGYTPPEMTGLGMDFFRHIMHPDDFKMASVAQQSFIDNKSHFGGVARIRKKGDTDYRWLLGMEVPFTWDNHGKVKEIICAFLDLTNAIDTNAQLTVALNEILRRQNENLLNKLTPREKDVLGLAVQGLNNKEIANSLNLSRYTVETHRKNIRLKLKVRNTTELVAIARKIGFQ; encoded by the coding sequence ATGCATACAGGCTCGGACTTAGGGCAAAACCTTTCCCTCACCGCCTTGCAAAAGGAAAATGAGCAGCTAAAAGATCGTCATCAATGGTTGGAGAACATTGTAAACAGTGTCCCTGCCATGCTTTATTGTTATGATAACAATAACAAAACCATTACGTGGTGCAACCATTACCTGGCAGCAGCATTTGGCTATACTCCTCCGGAGATGACCGGTTTGGGGATGGATTTTTTCCGGCATATCATGCATCCGGACGACTTTAAGATGGCGAGCGTAGCTCAGCAGTCATTTATTGACAACAAAAGCCATTTCGGCGGCGTGGCCCGTATCCGTAAGAAGGGGGACACCGACTACCGCTGGCTTCTCGGGATGGAAGTGCCTTTTACGTGGGACAACCACGGGAAGGTGAAAGAAATCATCTGCGCTTTCCTGGACCTTACCAATGCCATTGATACCAATGCCCAACTGACAGTGGCGCTCAATGAGATACTGCGCCGGCAGAATGAAAACCTGCTGAACAAGCTCACCCCGCGCGAAAAAGACGTGCTGGGACTGGCCGTGCAGGGCCTTAATAACAAAGAGATCGCCAACTCTCTGAATTTAAGCCGCTATACCGTAGAGACCCATCGCAAAAATATCCGCCTGAAACTGAAGGTGCGTAATACCACAGAACTGGTGGCCATTGCCCGGAAGATAGGTTTTCAATAA